A single Blastococcus colisei DNA region contains:
- a CDS encoding DUF4011 domain-containing protein, with protein MESTADIQVGDVVAPRAAVSIEITSTPVLSYALAHNRIPVVSRLAITNLGGPVRAATVRLGVRDAEGPIAQTVELLADLDEGRTTVLTDLGLVMDPAAMLHVEEQRPGVIDVEVLADGPDGTTVLGESSRVVQVLAAHQWLATPLPLALEMLAAHVLPNHPAVTAVVGEAAGVLEEETGRGSIQGYADGPERVDEIVGAVATVLRRRGIRYSEPPVSWSDLGQQVRSPGDVLTWRVGTPLDLVVLMAAALEQAGVRPLLWLADGHSFLGYWREERSAESAATTDAAPLVNLVDLGLIGLVETTLLTSTGEPGADLHTPAYSGWLAGELDRIVGVTDVHRARKDGIFPLPARARDSDGVLQVVEYRPALHSAPARPVPPTPPPSSKPEAPPRVQQWKNALLDLSLRNRLINYTERSGLALTIPGAALGVLENFVHDGTPITLLPADQLAAVQVERGVTSARDLPAEQLTELLVERREVHADVTSGGYLPKLRNVAYKAKTVLEETGANNLYLALGSLVWELDGRPLRSPLVLIPVVLAPMGRTGSYRLSLDESGSSTPNYCLLEKLRQLHGLTVPTLTEAVDGTLDLDAAFEAMRTALVGHGLPFRVEPTADLAILQFAKFRLWKDLDEHWADFTDNPLVSHLVHEPTEAFEDPARDLGGYVDLDALATELPAPADASQLRAIAEAAAGRTFVLEGPPGTGKSQTITNLLTRAVAEGKRVLFVAEKRAALDVVARRLDAVGMGMFALDLHDKGSRASMVRAQIRLALEHAVVVDEQGLAADGESLRSARRTLARYADRLHEQNAVGLSLYSARTSELASDPELSPLPVPLPFAANAPADVLRSVRVELALLPDIADLTRPSPRHPWAFVDSPEIDLPATQAAAAAVDAAVREVQAVPELAGVLRRTSTADELDALVHVLSGPGVGLDVLDETFGAFWTAATSAVLGEIAAFTAFRHPGLDVCTPEVLRLPLAEIYVAAQTAAASSWWGRRRKLIGVRDSLAPYLRPEAKVKPKDVPAVVENLWRVQTAVQAIATRADSISGLSVPEGWNPFLDGDLLAQQVDWLRRAGAVVDGSTLFHVQLRKLIVAGLPAGTAAADGVARLRDAVQALISACRTTSEQLAAWAGNDGLVLRWSMTRPERGVDNLMSLRRWVSFLDTLEPLRFAGLFDARTLLVTGAVKADDAVRAFDRGLAIASVAERLDAAGLDLFDAGAHEKAIRRFTRASRSVREHLTTALPSKVLSNRPFDAASGSGQVGALQRELAKQRRGLGVRQLLATYGELITQVMPCVLVSPDSVARFFPAVSGLFDLVVFDEASQIRVADAVGALGRARAAVVVGDSKQMPPTSFAEPSSVSDDAGDLAETAVEDEESILSECVQARVPRQWLSWHYRSQDESLIAFSNSQYYGNRLSSFPAPTHGRPSSEPDGRGVSLVRVPGTFHRSGAGRLLRTNPIEAKAIVAEIRRRFDAVPKWDGVDAVPSIGVVTFNAQQRAYIEALLRDADDERLAAALDRTDGEGLFVKNLENVQGDERDVVFFSTGFSPDASGELPLNFGPLNRVGGERRLNVAVTRARRQVVVFSSFDPEQLRAEETSSVGIKHLRAYLDMAAQGTDVLPRDARSASVVDRHREEIADALRERGLVVRTDVGLSDFKVDLAVARSADPETPLMAVLLDGPAWARRGTVGDRDGLPVEVLGDMLRWPVVERVWLPSWLADRASVVDRLVEAVDAIPSEPVAEPIQLPTAAQESFRGVAALRSSVTASVAVPAAPAAKAKAAPAKKPARPVAMDGETPFVPWLPKPAGDKAVLDELPASKAARTVRRVLTAGVKAEGPIHVDRLAKLTVNAFGLNRASEGRRTTLLSLLPPSAVVDDYLWPEGLSPDTFTGFRRQTASTDRPIDHVAPEEIGNAMGALCRASAGMMADELLTQTAAIFGYKRRTPAVTPALEAALKLTLHRGRLVEQPSGLLTV; from the coding sequence ATGGAGAGCACTGCCGACATCCAGGTGGGCGACGTCGTCGCCCCGAGGGCGGCGGTCTCCATCGAGATCACGTCCACGCCCGTCCTCAGCTACGCGCTGGCCCACAACCGGATCCCGGTGGTGTCCCGGCTCGCCATCACCAACCTCGGCGGCCCGGTGCGGGCGGCGACGGTGCGGCTCGGCGTCCGCGACGCCGAGGGCCCGATCGCGCAGACGGTCGAGCTGCTGGCCGACCTCGACGAGGGCCGGACGACGGTGCTCACCGACCTCGGCCTGGTCATGGACCCCGCCGCGATGCTGCACGTCGAGGAGCAGCGGCCGGGCGTCATCGACGTCGAGGTGCTGGCCGACGGCCCGGACGGCACCACGGTGCTCGGCGAGAGCAGCCGCGTCGTCCAGGTGCTCGCCGCCCACCAGTGGCTGGCCACTCCCCTGCCGCTGGCGCTGGAGATGCTCGCCGCGCACGTGCTGCCGAACCATCCGGCGGTCACCGCGGTGGTCGGCGAGGCGGCCGGCGTCCTGGAGGAGGAGACCGGGCGGGGCTCGATCCAGGGCTACGCCGACGGGCCGGAACGGGTCGACGAGATCGTCGGCGCCGTCGCCACTGTCCTGCGGCGGCGCGGCATCCGGTACAGCGAGCCGCCGGTCAGCTGGTCCGACCTCGGCCAGCAGGTCCGCTCGCCGGGCGACGTCCTCACCTGGCGGGTGGGCACCCCGCTCGACCTCGTCGTCCTCATGGCCGCGGCCCTGGAGCAGGCCGGTGTGCGCCCGCTGCTGTGGCTCGCCGACGGTCACTCGTTCCTCGGGTACTGGCGCGAGGAGCGCAGCGCCGAGAGCGCCGCGACCACGGACGCCGCGCCTCTGGTCAACCTGGTCGACCTCGGACTGATCGGCCTGGTCGAGACCACGCTGCTCACGAGCACGGGCGAGCCGGGCGCCGACCTGCACACCCCCGCCTACAGCGGCTGGCTGGCCGGCGAGCTCGACCGGATCGTCGGCGTCACCGACGTCCACCGGGCGCGCAAGGACGGCATCTTCCCGCTGCCGGCCCGGGCGCGGGACTCCGACGGCGTCCTGCAGGTCGTCGAGTACCGGCCGGCGCTGCACAGCGCGCCCGCCAGGCCCGTGCCGCCCACCCCGCCCCCGAGCAGCAAGCCGGAGGCGCCGCCGCGGGTGCAGCAGTGGAAGAACGCGCTGCTCGACCTCAGCCTGCGCAACCGGCTGATCAACTACACCGAGCGCTCCGGCCTGGCGCTGACCATCCCCGGCGCGGCGCTGGGCGTCCTGGAGAACTTCGTCCACGACGGGACGCCGATCACCCTGCTGCCGGCCGACCAGCTGGCCGCCGTGCAGGTCGAGCGCGGAGTCACCTCGGCGAGGGACCTTCCCGCCGAGCAGCTGACCGAGCTGCTGGTCGAGCGGCGTGAGGTGCACGCCGACGTCACCAGCGGCGGCTACCTGCCGAAGCTGCGCAACGTCGCCTACAAGGCGAAGACGGTGCTCGAGGAGACCGGCGCCAACAACCTCTACCTGGCGCTGGGCAGCCTGGTCTGGGAGCTGGACGGCCGCCCGCTGCGCTCCCCGCTGGTGCTCATCCCCGTCGTCCTCGCGCCGATGGGCCGCACCGGCTCCTACCGGCTGAGCCTCGACGAGTCCGGGTCGAGCACGCCCAACTACTGCCTGCTCGAGAAGCTGCGCCAGCTGCACGGGCTGACCGTCCCGACGCTGACCGAGGCCGTCGACGGCACCCTCGACCTCGACGCCGCCTTCGAGGCGATGCGCACCGCGCTGGTCGGGCACGGGCTGCCCTTCCGGGTCGAGCCGACGGCGGACCTCGCGATCCTGCAGTTCGCCAAGTTCCGGCTCTGGAAGGACCTGGACGAGCACTGGGCCGACTTCACCGACAACCCGCTGGTCTCCCACCTGGTGCACGAGCCGACCGAGGCGTTCGAGGACCCGGCCCGCGACCTCGGCGGCTACGTCGACCTCGACGCGCTGGCCACCGAGCTCCCCGCGCCCGCCGACGCCTCGCAGCTGCGGGCGATCGCCGAGGCCGCCGCCGGCCGCACCTTCGTGCTCGAGGGCCCGCCCGGCACCGGCAAGTCGCAGACCATCACCAACCTGCTCACCCGGGCGGTCGCCGAGGGCAAGCGGGTGCTGTTCGTCGCCGAGAAGCGGGCCGCGCTGGACGTGGTGGCGCGCCGGCTGGACGCCGTGGGCATGGGCATGTTCGCCCTCGACCTGCACGACAAGGGCTCCCGCGCCTCGATGGTGCGGGCGCAGATCCGACTGGCGCTCGAGCACGCGGTCGTCGTCGACGAGCAGGGCCTGGCGGCGGACGGCGAGTCGCTGCGGTCCGCGCGCCGGACGCTGGCCCGCTACGCCGACCGGCTGCACGAGCAGAACGCCGTCGGGCTGTCGCTGTACTCCGCGCGGACCTCGGAGCTCGCGTCGGACCCGGAGCTGTCGCCGCTGCCGGTGCCGCTGCCCTTCGCCGCCAACGCCCCGGCCGACGTGCTCCGCTCGGTGCGGGTGGAGCTCGCCCTGCTGCCCGACATCGCCGACCTGACCCGCCCGTCGCCGCGCCACCCGTGGGCCTTCGTCGACTCCCCCGAGATCGACCTGCCCGCGACCCAGGCCGCGGCCGCCGCCGTGGACGCCGCGGTGCGCGAGGTGCAGGCGGTCCCGGAGCTCGCCGGGGTGCTGCGCCGGACCAGCACGGCCGACGAGCTCGACGCGCTGGTGCACGTCCTCAGCGGACCGGGTGTCGGTCTCGACGTCCTCGACGAGACGTTCGGCGCCTTCTGGACGGCGGCGACGTCGGCGGTGCTCGGCGAGATCGCGGCCTTCACCGCGTTCCGTCACCCCGGCCTCGACGTCTGCACGCCCGAGGTGCTGCGCCTGCCGCTGGCCGAGATCTACGTGGCCGCGCAGACCGCGGCGGCGTCGTCGTGGTGGGGCCGCCGGCGGAAGCTGATCGGTGTCCGCGACTCCCTGGCGCCCTATCTGCGCCCCGAGGCGAAGGTGAAGCCGAAGGACGTGCCGGCGGTCGTCGAGAACCTGTGGCGGGTGCAGACCGCCGTGCAGGCGATCGCGACCCGCGCCGACTCGATCTCCGGCCTCTCGGTGCCCGAGGGATGGAACCCCTTCCTCGACGGCGACCTGCTGGCCCAGCAGGTGGACTGGCTGCGGCGGGCCGGCGCCGTCGTGGACGGCTCCACGCTCTTCCACGTGCAGCTGCGCAAGCTGATCGTCGCCGGGCTGCCCGCCGGCACTGCGGCTGCCGACGGGGTGGCCCGCCTGCGGGACGCCGTCCAGGCGCTGATCAGCGCCTGCCGGACCACCTCCGAGCAGCTGGCGGCCTGGGCCGGGAACGACGGCCTCGTGCTGCGCTGGTCGATGACCCGCCCCGAACGCGGGGTGGACAACCTGATGTCACTGCGCCGCTGGGTCTCCTTCCTCGACACCCTGGAGCCGCTGCGGTTCGCCGGGCTGTTCGACGCCCGCACGCTGCTCGTCACCGGCGCGGTGAAGGCCGACGACGCGGTGCGCGCGTTCGACCGCGGTCTGGCGATCGCGTCGGTGGCCGAGCGGCTGGACGCCGCCGGCCTCGATCTGTTCGACGCGGGCGCGCACGAGAAGGCGATCCGCCGGTTCACCCGCGCCTCGCGGTCGGTGCGCGAGCACCTGACGACGGCGCTGCCGTCGAAGGTGCTCAGCAACCGCCCCTTCGACGCGGCCTCGGGATCGGGCCAGGTCGGCGCGCTGCAGCGGGAGCTGGCCAAGCAGCGCCGCGGGCTCGGGGTCCGCCAGTTGCTGGCGACCTACGGCGAGCTGATCACGCAGGTGATGCCGTGCGTGCTGGTGTCCCCGGACTCGGTGGCCCGGTTCTTCCCCGCGGTGTCGGGGCTGTTCGACCTGGTCGTGTTCGACGAGGCGTCGCAGATCCGGGTGGCCGACGCCGTCGGCGCGCTGGGCCGCGCTCGTGCGGCTGTGGTCGTCGGCGACTCCAAGCAGATGCCCCCGACGTCGTTCGCCGAGCCGTCGTCGGTCTCGGACGACGCCGGCGATCTGGCCGAGACCGCGGTGGAGGACGAGGAGTCGATCCTGTCGGAGTGCGTGCAGGCGCGGGTTCCGCGGCAGTGGCTGTCGTGGCACTACCGCAGCCAGGACGAGTCGCTGATCGCGTTCTCCAACTCCCAGTACTACGGCAACCGGCTGTCGTCCTTCCCGGCGCCGACGCACGGGCGCCCCTCGTCCGAGCCCGACGGCCGCGGCGTCTCGCTGGTGCGGGTGCCGGGCACGTTCCACCGGTCGGGCGCCGGGCGGCTGCTGCGCACCAACCCGATCGAGGCGAAGGCGATCGTCGCCGAGATCCGCCGGCGGTTCGACGCGGTGCCGAAGTGGGACGGCGTGGACGCCGTCCCGTCGATCGGCGTGGTCACCTTCAACGCGCAGCAGCGGGCCTACATCGAGGCGCTGCTGCGCGACGCCGACGACGAGCGCCTGGCCGCGGCCCTGGACCGCACCGACGGCGAGGGCCTGTTCGTCAAGAACCTGGAGAACGTGCAGGGCGACGAGCGCGACGTCGTCTTCTTCTCCACCGGCTTCTCCCCCGACGCCTCCGGTGAGCTGCCGCTGAACTTCGGTCCGCTGAACCGGGTGGGTGGTGAGCGGCGGCTCAACGTCGCGGTGACCCGGGCCCGGCGGCAGGTCGTCGTCTTCTCGTCGTTCGACCCCGAGCAGCTGCGGGCCGAGGAGACGTCGTCGGTCGGCATCAAGCACCTCCGGGCCTACCTGGACATGGCGGCGCAGGGCACCGACGTCCTCCCCCGCGACGCCCGCTCCGCCTCGGTGGTGGACCGGCACCGCGAGGAGATCGCCGACGCCCTGCGCGAGCGCGGGCTCGTGGTGCGCACCGACGTCGGTCTGTCGGACTTCAAGGTCGACCTCGCCGTGGCCCGCTCGGCCGACCCGGAGACGCCGCTGATGGCGGTGCTGCTCGACGGCCCCGCGTGGGCGAGGCGCGGCACGGTCGGCGACCGGGACGGCCTGCCGGTCGAGGTGCTCGGCGACATGCTGCGCTGGCCGGTGGTCGAGCGGGTGTGGCTGCCGTCGTGGCTGGCCGACCGTGCCTCCGTGGTGGACCGGCTGGTCGAGGCGGTCGACGCGATCCCGTCCGAGCCCGTGGCGGAGCCGATCCAGCTGCCGACGGCGGCGCAGGAGTCGTTCAGGGGCGTGGCCGCGCTGCGGTCGTCGGTGACGGCGTCGGTGGCGGTGCCGGCCGCGCCCGCCGCGAAGGCCAAGGCGGCTCCCGCGAAGAAGCCTGCCCGTCCGGTGGCGATGGACGGCGAGACGCCGTTCGTGCCGTGGCTGCCCAAGCCTGCCGGCGACAAGGCGGTGCTCGACGAGCTGCCGGCGTCGAAGGCCGCGCGCACGGTGCGGCGGGTGCTGACGGCGGGCGTGAAGGCCGAGGGGCCCATCCACGTCGACCGGCTGGCCAAGCTGACGGTCAACGCGTTCGGGCTGAACCGGGCGTCGGAGGGGCGCAGGACCACGCTGCTGTCCCTGCTGCCGCCGTCCGCGGTGGTCGACGACTACCTGTGGCCCGAGGGCCTCTCCCCCGACACGTTCACCGGGTTCCGCCGGCAGACGGCGAGCACCGACCGGCCGATCGACCACGTGGCGCCCGAGGAGATCGGCAACGCGATGGGGGCCCTGTGCCGGGCGAGCGCCGGGATGATGGCCGACGAGCTGCTGACGCAGACGGCGGCGATCTTCGGCTACAAGCGTCGGACTCCGGCTGTCACGCCGGCGCTCGAGGCCGCGCTGAAGCTGACCCTGCACCGCGGCCGGCTGGTCGAGCAGCCGTCGGGATTGCTGACCGTCTGA
- a CDS encoding FitA-like ribbon-helix-helix domain-containing protein, producing MPVSMTIRDVPDETRDELAARAARAGQSLQEYVRTQLVELAAKPSADELWSRVQARVRTTGTRLSAAQILEARDHDRTT from the coding sequence ATGCCCGTCTCCATGACGATCCGCGATGTCCCGGACGAGACGCGGGACGAGCTCGCCGCGCGGGCTGCTCGCGCCGGTCAGTCGCTGCAGGAGTACGTCAGGACGCAACTGGTCGAGCTGGCAGCGAAGCCGAGCGCGGATGAGCTGTGGTCGCGGGTGCAGGCCAGGGTTCGCACCACGGGCACCCGCCTGTCCGCGGCGCAGATCCTCGAGGCCCGCGATCACGACCGGACGACATGA
- a CDS encoding type II toxin-antitoxin system VapC family toxin, giving the protein MTVVVDSSVLVAALIDDGADGEWSRARLRPASLAAPAHLFVEVSSVLRRAVLAGVIGREVAAIAHGDLVQTSITSFPFQVLAPRIWELHPTVTAYDAAYVALAEELGVPLLTLDRRLSRASGPTCDFLLPG; this is encoded by the coding sequence ATGACGGTCGTCGTCGATTCGTCGGTCCTCGTCGCGGCGCTGATCGACGACGGCGCGGACGGGGAATGGTCCCGAGCGCGGCTGCGGCCGGCGTCACTCGCGGCTCCCGCTCACCTGTTCGTCGAGGTGTCCAGCGTGCTGCGGCGGGCGGTGCTCGCGGGCGTCATCGGGCGCGAGGTGGCCGCGATCGCGCACGGTGACCTCGTCCAGACGTCGATCACGAGCTTTCCTTTCCAGGTCCTGGCACCGCGGATCTGGGAGCTTCATCCGACGGTGACCGCCTACGACGCGGCGTACGTCGCACTGGCTGAGGAGCTCGGCGTTCCCCTCCTGACTCTCGACCGGCGGCTTTCCCGAGCCAGCGGGCCGACCTGCGACTTCCTGCTCCCGGGCTGA
- a CDS encoding DUF6884 domain-containing protein, giving the protein MSTPGLPTIWELIAEGAATLPEPFSRAALINWVSARRPDVGVSSIATHIQLATDNAGSPPSGRTPLLHRVDRGRYVRHRGTDVGDVAVDVPCGRLVLIGSSGATTAEPMPVARLFSSPGFVRARDAAVRARLPWFVLSAKHGLLDAGDVVGPYDVQIGDQSAGYRTAWGEWVVAQLAERVRLDGVTVEVHGGVDFAQPLRQPLARRGAALELPLPGAWQESGDHDDGGPGDGAAGRAPVRVALGRLRDLVTGHRAS; this is encoded by the coding sequence ATGAGCACCCCAGGGTTGCCCACGATCTGGGAGCTGATCGCCGAGGGAGCGGCCACACTGCCGGAGCCGTTCAGCCGCGCCGCGCTGATCAACTGGGTCAGCGCCCGCCGTCCCGACGTCGGCGTCTCCTCGATCGCCACCCACATCCAGCTCGCCACCGACAACGCCGGCTCCCCGCCGTCGGGCCGCACGCCGCTGCTGCACCGCGTCGACCGTGGCCGCTACGTCCGGCACCGCGGGACCGACGTCGGGGACGTCGCCGTCGACGTCCCCTGCGGGCGCCTGGTGCTGATCGGGTCATCCGGTGCCACGACGGCCGAACCGATGCCGGTCGCCCGGCTCTTCTCCAGCCCCGGCTTCGTCCGCGCCCGCGACGCCGCCGTCCGTGCCCGGCTCCCGTGGTTCGTGCTCAGCGCCAAGCACGGGCTGCTCGACGCCGGCGACGTCGTCGGCCCGTACGACGTCCAGATCGGCGACCAGTCCGCCGGCTACCGGACGGCGTGGGGGGAGTGGGTCGTCGCGCAGCTGGCCGAGCGGGTCCGCCTGGACGGCGTCACGGTCGAGGTGCACGGCGGCGTCGACTTCGCCCAGCCGCTGCGCCAGCCGCTGGCACGCCGCGGTGCGGCTCTCGAGCTGCCGTTGCCCGGCGCCTGGCAGGAGAGCGGCGACCACGACGACGGGGGGCCGGGGGACGGTGCTGCAGGGAGAGCGCCCGTCCGGGTCGCCCTCGGCCGGCTCCGTGACCTCGTCACCGGCCACCGGGCTTCGTAG
- a CDS encoding 3'-5' exonuclease, whose translation MFGVPIEVLVGASVIAGLTLLAALFLAERASSRRAARRPQTATQARGTRATAVPTPRRPADVAEPEGPIAFAEPGVRGPLFQYGGDGAGFPVDAPFAVVSIETTGFSPVRGDRIVEIAVVRVDASGRIEDEYCTLLDPGRDVGPVLVHGISTSEVLGAPPFGDVVGELLLRLDGAVVVAHNAAFVERFLAAELALLDVTLPLNPALCSLWLARRTLRAPDQRPATLARVVGLPVADAHTALADARTVAALLPQMLAMLGERPRYLTGLRPMPELDTEAEPKTRFGELRPGTDGWIASMVGRLPRAVVDAPDADAQRYVDALTSALADGRILGGEGQLLARLAGSAGIGADQVLALHRRILGHLRATALENAILTTAELRQLKTAASGLGLPDVFDDLRPTSPQDLMAARLR comes from the coding sequence ATGTTCGGGGTCCCGATCGAGGTCCTGGTCGGTGCATCGGTGATCGCCGGGCTGACGCTGCTGGCAGCGCTGTTCCTGGCCGAGCGGGCCTCCAGTCGGCGGGCGGCCAGGCGCCCGCAGACCGCGACCCAGGCGCGCGGCACCCGGGCCACCGCGGTCCCGACGCCGCGCCGGCCCGCCGACGTCGCCGAGCCGGAGGGGCCGATCGCCTTCGCCGAGCCCGGCGTGCGCGGCCCGCTGTTCCAGTACGGCGGGGACGGTGCCGGCTTCCCGGTCGACGCGCCCTTCGCCGTCGTGTCCATCGAGACGACGGGCTTCTCCCCGGTCAGGGGTGACCGCATCGTCGAGATCGCGGTCGTCCGCGTCGACGCCTCCGGCCGCATCGAGGACGAGTACTGCACCCTGCTCGACCCCGGCCGCGACGTCGGTCCGGTCCTGGTGCACGGCATCTCCACCAGCGAGGTGCTGGGCGCCCCTCCGTTCGGCGACGTCGTCGGCGAGCTGCTGCTCCGCCTGGACGGCGCCGTCGTCGTCGCGCACAACGCCGCGTTCGTGGAGCGCTTCCTCGCCGCCGAGCTCGCGCTGCTCGACGTGACGCTCCCGCTCAACCCCGCGCTCTGCTCGTTGTGGCTGGCCCGGCGCACCCTGCGCGCCCCGGACCAGCGGCCGGCCACGCTCGCCCGGGTCGTCGGGCTGCCGGTGGCCGACGCGCACACCGCCCTCGCCGATGCCCGCACCGTGGCGGCGCTGCTGCCGCAGATGCTGGCGATGCTCGGGGAACGGCCGCGCTACCTGACCGGTCTCCGCCCGATGCCCGAGCTCGACACCGAGGCCGAGCCGAAGACCCGGTTCGGCGAGCTGCGCCCGGGCACCGACGGCTGGATCGCGTCGATGGTCGGCCGCCTGCCGCGCGCGGTCGTCGACGCCCCGGACGCCGACGCCCAGCGCTACGTCGACGCCCTCACCTCCGCCCTCGCCGACGGCCGGATCCTCGGCGGCGAAGGCCAGCTGCTCGCGCGGCTCGCCGGCTCCGCCGGCATCGGCGCCGACCAGGTGCTCGCGCTGCACCGCCGCATCCTCGGGCACCTGCGCGCCACCGCACTCGAGAACGCCATCCTCACGACCGCTGAGCTCCGGCAGCTGAAGACCGCCGCGAGCGGGCTCGGCCTGCCCGACGTCTTCGACGACCTGCGCCCGACCTCGCCGCAGGACCTCATGGCGGCGCGGCTGCGCTGA
- a CDS encoding DUF1707 SHOCT-like domain-containing protein: MTDARQMRISDAERQAAAQRIGAAWAEGRLDDTEYDRRMAQAFAAVTYGDLDQLFTDLPGPRPFLPPPQYGPPSPAYRPVPCVRAPVRDRLPTGGVGQVRTTGLQMLLFVVTFGVWGYVYFFQTHDEMKRHTGDGIGGVPALLLSLFFGMASPFLLSHEVGRLHERSGRRKPVSALTALWFFPGIFLLVGPVVWFVLTNRALNDHWRSLGAR; this comes from the coding sequence ATGACGGACGCACGCCAGATGCGGATCTCCGACGCTGAGCGGCAGGCGGCCGCGCAGCGGATCGGAGCCGCCTGGGCGGAGGGACGGCTCGACGACACCGAGTACGACCGGCGGATGGCGCAGGCGTTCGCCGCGGTGACCTACGGCGATCTCGACCAGCTCTTCACCGATCTGCCCGGTCCGCGGCCCTTCCTGCCCCCACCGCAGTACGGGCCGCCGTCTCCCGCGTACCGCCCCGTGCCGTGCGTCCGGGCGCCGGTGCGGGACCGGTTGCCGACGGGCGGGGTCGGCCAGGTGCGCACCACCGGGCTGCAGATGCTGCTGTTCGTCGTCACCTTCGGCGTCTGGGGCTACGTGTACTTCTTCCAGACCCACGACGAGATGAAGCGGCACACCGGCGACGGGATCGGCGGCGTGCCGGCGCTGTTGCTGTCGCTGTTCTTCGGCATGGCCTCGCCATTCCTGCTCAGCCACGAGGTGGGCCGCCTCCACGAGCGCAGCGGCCGGCGGAAGCCGGTCAGCGCGCTCACCGCGCTCTGGTTCTTCCCCGGGATCTTCCTGCTGGTCGGGCCGGTCGTCTGGTTCGTGCTGACCAACCGGGCGCTCAACGACCACTGGCGCAGCCTCGGCGCGCGCTGA
- a CDS encoding DUF4234 domain-containing protein codes for MSTPQSPPPPPPPPPEAGQPVEGAPYGYPAPPPGYGPQGYGQQLYWQQGYGQQGYGQSGYTQPMPGVPAYAQHSQPQGPIGLIRPTGMIILLFVVTLGIWGFVYYFQTHEEMKAAQW; via the coding sequence ATGAGCACGCCGCAGAGTCCGCCGCCCCCACCGCCGCCCCCACCGGAGGCCGGTCAGCCGGTCGAGGGCGCACCGTACGGATACCCCGCGCCACCGCCGGGCTACGGGCCCCAGGGATACGGGCAGCAGCTGTACTGGCAGCAGGGCTACGGGCAGCAGGGCTACGGACAGTCCGGCTACACCCAGCCGATGCCCGGCGTCCCCGCCTACGCCCAGCATTCCCAGCCGCAGGGCCCGATCGGCCTGATCCGCCCGACCGGGATGATCATCCTGCTGTTCGTCGTGACGCTGGGGATCTGGGGCTTCGTCTACTACTTCCAGACTCACGAGGAGATGAAAGCGGCACAGTGGTGA
- a CDS encoding isocitrate lyase/PEP mutase family protein, translating to MADLLSNGRTSRARLRELVEAPEPLLAPGAYDALSARLVEQAGFDVVYMTGFGTTASLIGRPDVGLLSGSEMVENARRIVAAVDVPVIADADTGYGNAINVVRTVQLYEQAGVAGIQLEDQVMPKKCGHMSGKLVIGVDEMVGKIRAAVQARRDPDLLVIARTDAVAVTGIDDAIARARAFADAGADVLFVEAPASEADIERVATELRGVAPLVFNWAEGGKTPPLSLERITELGFSLVIYPIGTLLAATAGIRTLLATLKRDGVPTAALDAVPTFGEFTDLIGLPEVQELEQRFSGS from the coding sequence GTGGCGGATCTGCTGAGCAACGGACGCACATCGAGGGCTCGCCTGCGCGAGCTCGTGGAGGCTCCGGAGCCGCTCCTCGCCCCCGGCGCCTACGACGCGCTGAGCGCCCGGCTGGTCGAGCAGGCCGGCTTCGACGTCGTCTACATGACCGGCTTCGGGACGACGGCGTCGCTGATCGGCCGCCCGGACGTCGGGTTGCTCAGCGGGTCGGAGATGGTCGAGAACGCCCGCCGGATCGTGGCCGCCGTCGACGTGCCGGTGATCGCCGACGCCGACACCGGCTACGGCAACGCGATCAACGTCGTCCGCACCGTGCAGCTCTACGAGCAGGCCGGCGTCGCCGGGATCCAGCTCGAGGACCAGGTGATGCCGAAGAAGTGCGGGCACATGAGCGGCAAGCTGGTGATCGGCGTCGACGAGATGGTCGGGAAGATCCGAGCCGCGGTGCAGGCGCGGCGGGACCCGGACCTGCTGGTCATCGCCCGCACCGACGCCGTGGCCGTGACGGGGATCGACGACGCCATCGCCCGGGCCCGCGCGTTCGCCGATGCCGGCGCCGACGTCCTGTTCGTCGAGGCCCCGGCCTCGGAGGCCGACATCGAGCGGGTGGCCACCGAACTGCGGGGTGTCGCCCCGCTGGTCTTCAACTGGGCCGAGGGCGGCAAGACGCCACCGCTGTCGCTGGAGCGGATCACCGAGCTCGGCTTCTCGCTGGTCATCTACCCGATCGGCACCCTGCTGGCGGCCACCGCGGGGATCCGCACGCTGCTGGCCACGCTCAAGCGGGACGGGGTGCCCACGGCGGCGCTGGATGCGGTGCCGACGTTCGGCGAGTTCACCGACCTGATCGGGCTGCCCGAGGTGCAGGAGCTGGAGCAGCGCTTCTCGGGTTCCTGA